One genomic segment of Nonomuraea coxensis DSM 45129 includes these proteins:
- a CDS encoding exodeoxyribonuclease VII small subunit: protein MAAADEKTPSYEQAREELTEVVRRLETGGLTLEQSIELWERGERLAAVCEEWLQGARVKLAAAMARRAEPGHGDDTPF from the coding sequence GTGGCAGCAGCAGACGAGAAGACGCCCTCCTACGAGCAGGCCCGCGAGGAGCTGACCGAGGTCGTACGGCGCCTGGAGACCGGCGGGCTCACCCTGGAGCAGTCGATCGAGCTCTGGGAGCGCGGCGAGCGGCTGGCGGCCGTCTGCGAGGAGTGGCTCCAGGGGGCCCGGGTCAAGCTCGCCGCCGCCATGGCCCGCCGGGCCGAGCCCGGCCACGGTGACGACACGCCCTTCTAG
- a CDS encoding DUF998 domain-containing protein, translated as MHQPARWGLGAAGAGVLLVLGLDLTSVDEINPFRRTISEHGLGPGGWVFGLGVGLLAAGSAAIAVSLARRRLAGIVGTVALLGWSVGLFLTAWFEKHDWSVGPSMSGSIHRVGSFVAFLCLPLAVLVIARPRSRAWRRERSRATLVAFCLGVCSVLWVAGIATMILIGARAGLPWYRVMPLGLVERGLAVTEVAALLALGVWAAARRLDAAPAGTAPEPGGAMRSSA; from the coding sequence GTGCATCAACCGGCACGATGGGGACTGGGCGCGGCCGGGGCGGGCGTCCTCCTGGTCCTCGGCCTGGACCTGACCAGCGTGGACGAGATCAACCCGTTCAGGCGGACCATCAGCGAGCACGGTCTCGGTCCCGGCGGCTGGGTCTTCGGCCTCGGCGTGGGCCTGCTGGCGGCCGGGTCGGCGGCCATCGCGGTGTCGCTGGCCCGCAGGCGGCTCGCCGGGATCGTCGGCACGGTCGCGCTGCTGGGCTGGAGCGTGGGCCTGTTCCTGACGGCCTGGTTCGAGAAGCACGACTGGTCGGTGGGGCCCAGCATGAGCGGCAGCATTCACCGGGTGGGCAGCTTCGTGGCGTTCCTGTGCCTGCCGCTGGCGGTCCTGGTGATCGCCAGGCCGCGTTCGCGGGCGTGGCGGCGGGAGCGGTCGCGGGCCACGCTGGTCGCCTTCTGTCTCGGCGTCTGCTCGGTGCTGTGGGTGGCGGGCATCGCGACGATGATCCTCATAGGGGCGCGGGCGGGGCTGCCCTGGTATCGGGTGATGCCGCTCGGGCTGGTGGAGAGGGGGCTGGCGGTCACCGAGGTGGCCGCGCTGCTCGCGCTCGGCGTGTGGGCGGCGGCAAGGCGGCTCGACGCCGCCCCTGCCGGGACGGCGCCGGAGCCCGGCGGGGCGATGAGGTCGTCCGCGTAG
- a CDS encoding DUF4245 domain-containing protein, with protein sequence MRRFTDGFYGYAVALFICLAGAVAFVLIAPQGREEHIPRRDYSITVANFSHDVPYQVWSPRQDPAGWVPNSNRIAQGKNGAQVLYLGFATAKREHAMFAQSDERPAAEFANRMANSDKAVGTQEIGGETWERRFREDKNQRTLVRVLPDVTLVVTGTADWPELAELAGLLQQRPKTS encoded by the coding sequence GTGCGACGGTTCACGGACGGCTTCTACGGTTACGCGGTAGCGCTCTTCATCTGCCTGGCGGGGGCGGTGGCCTTCGTGCTGATCGCGCCGCAGGGCCGGGAGGAGCACATCCCGCGGCGCGACTACTCCATCACCGTCGCCAACTTCTCCCACGACGTGCCCTACCAGGTATGGTCGCCGCGTCAGGACCCCGCGGGCTGGGTGCCCAACAGCAACCGCATCGCCCAGGGCAAGAACGGCGCCCAGGTCCTCTACCTCGGCTTCGCCACCGCCAAGCGCGAGCACGCGATGTTCGCGCAGAGCGACGAGCGGCCCGCGGCCGAGTTCGCCAACCGCATGGCCAACTCCGACAAGGCCGTCGGCACGCAGGAGATCGGCGGCGAGACCTGGGAGCGGCGCTTCCGCGAGGACAAGAACCAGCGCACGCTGGTGCGCGTCCTGCCCGACGTGACGCTCGTGGTCACCGGCACGGCCGACTGGCCGGAGCTGGCCGAGCTGGCGGGCCTGCTCCAGCAGCGCCCCAAGACGTCGTAG
- a CDS encoding nitroreductase family deazaflavin-dependent oxidoreductase has translation MANDFNQQIIDEFRANEGRVGGMFEGSPLLLLTTTGARSGRQTTTPVMYLPDGDRYVIIASNAGADQHPAWYHNLRAHPVATVEVGTDTFQAKAVPVEGEERDQLYARMVAVAPGFAEYERKTSRRIPVLALNPESA, from the coding sequence ATGGCCAACGACTTCAACCAGCAGATCATCGACGAGTTCCGCGCCAACGAGGGGCGGGTCGGCGGCATGTTCGAGGGCTCGCCGCTGCTGCTGCTCACCACCACCGGCGCGCGGAGCGGCCGGCAGACCACCACACCGGTGATGTACCTGCCGGACGGCGACCGCTATGTGATCATCGCCTCGAACGCCGGCGCCGACCAGCACCCGGCCTGGTACCACAACCTCCGGGCCCACCCGGTCGCCACCGTCGAGGTCGGCACGGACACGTTCCAGGCCAAGGCCGTGCCCGTCGAGGGCGAGGAGCGCGACCAGCTCTACGCCCGCATGGTCGCCGTCGCCCCCGGCTTCGCCGAGTACGAGCGCAAGACCAGCCGCCGCATCCCGGTGCTGGCGCTGAACCCCGAGAGCGCCTAG
- the xseA gene encoding exodeoxyribonuclease VII large subunit encodes MTSKTTPESPLPIRTVLQMVGGWIGRLGTVWVEGQITDLSTRGGTVFLTLRDPVANVSARVTAPRGVYEAAVPRPADGARVVLQVKPDFWVNKGTFAFTALEIRPVGVGELLVRLERLRQLLAAEGLFNADRKRRLPFLPGTIGLICGRESAAERDVLENARRRWPAVRFKVEEVAVQGPYAVGEVTEALRKLDADAEIEVIVVARGGGSLEDLLPFSDETLVRAVAACRTPVVSAIGHEQDSPLLDLVADVRASTPTDAAKKVVPDVGEQLALVRQLRDRGRRVVTGWLDREMSWLTSVRSRPALADPVRELERRAEQVDALRERARRSLSGSLDRAADDLVHLRARLVALSPAATLERGYAIVQHPSGEVVRLARDVPPGSPLTVRLSDDRLSVRTEE; translated from the coding sequence ATGACCTCGAAGACCACACCGGAGTCCCCGCTGCCGATCCGCACGGTCCTGCAGATGGTGGGCGGCTGGATCGGCAGGCTCGGCACGGTGTGGGTCGAGGGCCAGATCACCGATCTGAGCACGCGCGGCGGCACGGTGTTCCTGACCCTGCGCGACCCGGTCGCCAACGTCTCCGCCAGGGTCACCGCTCCCCGGGGCGTCTACGAGGCGGCCGTGCCCCGGCCGGCCGACGGCGCCCGGGTGGTGCTGCAGGTGAAACCGGATTTCTGGGTCAACAAGGGCACGTTCGCCTTCACGGCGCTGGAGATCCGCCCGGTCGGCGTGGGCGAGCTGCTGGTCAGGCTGGAGCGGCTCAGGCAGCTCCTGGCGGCCGAGGGGCTGTTCAACGCCGACAGGAAGCGGCGGCTGCCGTTCCTGCCGGGCACGATCGGGCTCATCTGCGGCCGCGAGTCGGCGGCCGAGCGCGACGTGCTGGAGAACGCCCGCCGGCGCTGGCCCGCCGTGCGCTTCAAGGTCGAGGAGGTGGCGGTCCAGGGCCCGTACGCGGTGGGCGAGGTCACCGAGGCGCTGCGCAAGCTGGACGCGGACGCCGAGATCGAGGTCATCGTCGTCGCCCGAGGCGGCGGCTCGCTGGAGGACCTGCTGCCGTTCTCGGACGAGACGCTGGTCCGCGCGGTGGCCGCGTGCCGCACGCCGGTCGTGAGCGCGATCGGGCACGAGCAGGACAGCCCGCTGCTCGACCTGGTGGCCGACGTACGCGCGTCCACGCCCACCGACGCCGCCAAGAAGGTCGTGCCCGACGTGGGCGAGCAGCTCGCGCTGGTCCGCCAGCTCCGCGACCGGGGCCGCCGGGTGGTGACCGGCTGGCTCGACAGGGAGATGTCCTGGCTGACGTCGGTGCGCTCGCGACCCGCGCTCGCCGATCCGGTACGCGAGCTGGAGCGCCGCGCCGAGCAGGTGGACGCGCTGCGCGAGCGGGCCAGGCGCTCGCTGTCCGGCTCCCTGGACCGCGCCGCCGACGATCTGGTGCACCTGCGGGCCCGCCTGGTCGCGCTGTCGCCGGCGGCCACCCTGGAGCGCGGCTACGCCATCGTGCAGCACCCGTCGGGCGAGGTCGTCCGCCTGGCGAGGGACGTCCCGCCGGGTTCGCCGCTGACGGTCCGCCTGTCCGACGACCGCCTGTCGGTGCGTACCGAGGAGTGA
- a CDS encoding TetR/AcrR family transcriptional regulator gives MSEVEPVVTQPRTSERGAATRSALLTAAREIFVSKGFAEAGVTDVVSRAEASVGSLYHHFSGKADLYLTLFEEWQARQSQRTKQAAREARAAGESDRMRVFVSAARAYLDGCLEERELAALFLRGDGPPGFEVVMRDRLRKWAQLNAALFEDESALVVVITGALAAAVSEVVRTGDRALAEEVLAIIGQIRPVVSGTTTGATASSSG, from the coding sequence ATGAGCGAAGTGGAACCCGTCGTGACCCAGCCGCGCACGTCGGAACGGGGCGCGGCGACGCGCAGCGCGCTGCTCACCGCGGCGAGGGAGATCTTCGTCTCCAAGGGCTTCGCCGAGGCCGGCGTGACCGATGTGGTGTCCCGGGCGGAGGCCAGCGTCGGCAGCCTCTACCACCATTTCTCCGGCAAGGCCGACCTCTATCTCACGCTCTTCGAGGAGTGGCAGGCCCGCCAGTCGCAGCGCACCAAGCAGGCGGCCAGGGAGGCCCGCGCGGCCGGCGAGAGCGACCGCATGCGGGTGTTCGTGAGCGCCGCCCGCGCCTACCTCGACGGCTGCCTGGAGGAGCGCGAGCTGGCCGCGCTGTTCCTGCGCGGCGACGGCCCGCCCGGCTTCGAGGTGGTCATGCGCGACCGGCTGCGCAAGTGGGCGCAGCTCAACGCGGCGCTGTTCGAGGACGAGTCGGCGCTGGTGGTGGTGATCACGGGCGCCTTGGCGGCGGCGGTCTCGGAGGTCGTACGCACCGGCGACCGGGCGCTGGCCGAGGAGGTTCTCGCCATCATCGGGCAGATCCGCCCGGTCGTCTCGGGGACCACCACTGGGGCGACCGCCTCCTCCAGCGGGTAA
- a CDS encoding DUF1707 SHOCT-like domain-containing protein, whose translation MNERAGSWLPKLQEVGERLAEEFVSARRPPAAADLPAPSELRASDADRERIAQVLQDAHADGRITLEELEERLGVLYSARTLGDLAGLTADLLPADQQPLNLDGRPVSAIFKQERRGGRWVVPAELAVTAMFGTTKLDLRDAILQNRRVVINATLVFGGLEIQVPEDLEVIRVAKGKTVRLTKQPTEPGAPVVEVRTTNFAGEVKVKEPPRRKRRR comes from the coding sequence GTGAACGAACGCGCAGGGTCCTGGTTGCCGAAGCTGCAGGAAGTCGGTGAACGGCTGGCCGAGGAGTTCGTGTCCGCGCGGCGTCCGCCCGCCGCGGCCGACCTGCCGGCTCCGTCCGAGCTGCGGGCCTCCGACGCCGACCGCGAACGCATCGCGCAGGTGCTCCAGGACGCCCACGCCGACGGCCGGATCACGCTGGAGGAGCTGGAGGAACGCCTCGGCGTGCTCTACTCGGCGCGCACCCTCGGCGACCTCGCCGGGCTCACCGCCGACCTGCTCCCCGCCGACCAGCAGCCGCTCAACCTCGACGGCCGGCCGGTCTCGGCCATCTTCAAGCAGGAACGGCGGGGCGGGCGCTGGGTCGTGCCCGCCGAGCTCGCGGTGACGGCCATGTTCGGCACCACCAAGCTGGACCTGCGCGACGCCATCCTGCAGAACCGGCGGGTGGTCATCAACGCCACGCTGGTCTTCGGCGGGCTGGAGATCCAGGTGCCCGAGGACCTCGAGGTCATCAGGGTCGCCAAGGGCAAGACCGTCCGCCTCACCAAGCAGCCCACCGAGCCCGGCGCGCCCGTGGTGGAGGTCCGCACGACGAACTTCGCCGGCGAGGTCAAGGTCAAGGAACCCCCCCGCCGCAAACGCCGCCGCTGA
- the glpX gene encoding class II fructose-bisphosphatase, translating to MSESVPAPLATSEHAPDRNLALELVRVTEAAAMAAARWVGRGDKNGADGAAVNAMRQLINTVSMNGVVVIGEGEKDHAPMLFNGEHVGDGSGPDCDVAVDPIDGTRLTALGMPDAVSVIAVSERGSMYDPSAVFYMEKLVTGPEAADVVDIDAPVSANIQAVARAKHCSPSDVTVVVLDRPRHERLVKEIRETGARIKFITDGDVAGAIMAARTGTGIDLMLGIGGTPEGIVAACALKCLGGVIQGKLWPRDDAERQRAIDAGHDLGQVLTTNDLVRSDDVFFAATGITQGELMQGVRFRAGSAMTQSLVMRGRSGTIRKIESEHQLWKLRAYSAINFDTAG from the coding sequence ATGTCCGAGTCGGTCCCCGCGCCGCTCGCCACGAGCGAGCACGCCCCTGATCGCAACCTGGCGCTGGAGCTTGTCCGCGTCACCGAGGCCGCCGCCATGGCCGCCGCCCGCTGGGTCGGCAGAGGTGACAAGAACGGCGCCGACGGCGCGGCCGTGAACGCCATGCGCCAGCTCATCAACACCGTCTCCATGAACGGCGTGGTGGTCATCGGCGAGGGCGAGAAGGACCACGCCCCCATGCTGTTCAACGGCGAGCACGTCGGCGACGGCAGCGGCCCCGACTGCGACGTGGCCGTGGACCCGATCGACGGCACCCGGCTGACGGCGCTCGGCATGCCCGACGCGGTGTCGGTGATCGCGGTGAGCGAGCGCGGCTCGATGTACGACCCGTCGGCCGTTTTCTACATGGAGAAGCTGGTCACCGGCCCAGAGGCGGCCGACGTCGTGGACATCGACGCCCCCGTGTCGGCCAACATCCAGGCCGTGGCGCGGGCCAAGCACTGCTCGCCCTCCGACGTGACGGTGGTCGTGCTCGACCGGCCCCGGCACGAACGGCTGGTCAAGGAGATCAGGGAGACCGGGGCGCGGATCAAGTTCATCACCGACGGCGACGTGGCGGGCGCCATCATGGCGGCGCGCACCGGCACCGGCATCGACCTCATGCTCGGCATCGGCGGCACGCCCGAGGGCATCGTGGCGGCGTGCGCGCTCAAGTGCCTGGGGGGCGTGATCCAGGGCAAGCTGTGGCCGCGGGACGACGCCGAACGGCAGCGGGCCATCGACGCCGGGCACGACCTCGGGCAGGTGCTCACCACCAACGACCTGGTCCGCTCCGACGACGTGTTCTTCGCCGCGACCGGCATCACGCAGGGCGAGCTCATGCAGGGCGTACGGTTCCGGGCCGGCTCGGCGATGACGCAGTCGCTGGTGATGCGCGGGCGGTCGGGGACCATCAGGAAGATCGAGAGCGAGCACCAGCTCTGGAAGTTGCGGGCTTACAGCGCCATCAACTTCGACACGGCCGGCTGA
- a CDS encoding TetR/AcrR family transcriptional regulator produces the protein MRGRPSLPVLGQPQPERADAARNRQKIIDVTARIIAERGAAGLSLDEVARTAGVGVGTVYRRFGDRSGLILALLDEQERRLQTEFLSGPPPLGPGAPAEERIVAFLGALVDRVLAQRELFLLLEKGGQPWRGRPYRVHHIHLATLIGQVRPDADAAYLADALLAPVNAGLIAYQREERGMSVGQIKAGLAALAAAAVRA, from the coding sequence ATGCGCGGCCGTCCCTCCCTTCCCGTCCTCGGGCAACCCCAGCCCGAACGGGCCGACGCCGCGCGGAACCGGCAGAAGATCATCGACGTGACGGCCAGGATCATCGCCGAGCGCGGCGCCGCCGGGCTCTCCCTCGACGAGGTGGCGAGAACGGCGGGCGTCGGCGTCGGCACCGTCTACCGGCGCTTCGGCGACCGCAGCGGGCTCATCCTCGCGCTGCTGGACGAGCAGGAGCGGCGCCTGCAGACGGAGTTCCTCTCCGGGCCGCCGCCGCTCGGGCCCGGCGCGCCCGCCGAGGAGCGGATCGTGGCCTTCCTCGGCGCGCTGGTCGATCGCGTCCTGGCGCAGCGGGAGCTGTTCCTGCTGCTGGAGAAGGGCGGGCAGCCCTGGCGCGGCAGGCCGTACCGGGTGCACCACATCCACCTGGCCACGCTCATCGGGCAGGTCCGGCCGGACGCGGACGCCGCCTACCTCGCCGACGCGCTGCTCGCGCCGGTCAACGCCGGGCTGATCGCGTACCAGCGGGAGGAGCGGGGGATGAGCGTCGGGCAGATCAAGGCCGGGCTCGCCGCGCTCGCCGCGGCGGCCGTCCGCGCCTGA